Within the Streptomyces sp. NBC_00554 genome, the region AGGGCGAGTCACCGGCGTTTCGGCGCTGGGGACCACCGCGGGCAACGCGATCACGTGGCAGGCCTCTTCGAAGGACGTCGACCACTACGAGGTGTGGGCGGCCCCCGTAGGACAGCAGGACCTGGACGGACCCGCGTTCGTCTTCGAAACGTCCTACACGGACCCCATCGCAGACGCGGGGACGGCCTACGGGTACACCCTCCAGGCCGTCGACGGCTCCGGGAACATTTCCCCGATCTCCGAGCCTGTGACGGTCACACGCCCCGTGGCGTCCACCGCGCCCGTCCCGTCCGCGGTCAAGGGCACACCCGCCGACGCCTTCACCAACGTCACGTGGACTGCGGCGGAGGATCCCGACGCGGTGGTCACCGGGTTCCACGTCTACCGTCGTACTTCCCCCAACGGCGCCTGGGCCCTGGTGGCCGGCGCGGGGGCGTCGGCCACGTCCTACGAGGACCGTTCCGCTCCGAAGGGGAACGCGTACTACTACGTCGCCGGCGTCGACAGCAACGGCGCCGACTCGGAGCCGTCCGAGGCGGCCGTCGTAGACCGGCTCACGCCTGCCACCGCGACCGGGCCGCTCGCGCCGCAGCTGACGCTGGTCTCGTCGGGATCCACCCGTTCCCCGATCCAGGTCGGGATCAAGCCCGGCGCCGGTGACGAAGGCCGGCTGCTGAGCCACTACTCCTGGAACATCTCCGGCGCCTGCGGTGACAGCGGCCTCGGCGGGAGGACAACGACCTCCACCATCGCCTGGACCCCTCCGTACAGCGGCCCTTGCATGGTCAGCGTGTTCGCCGTGGACGCGTACGGGCGCACCGGCGAGAAGGGTTCCTGGCTGGAGTTCACGGTCGGCCGCTGACCAGGAGGCGCCGGCGGCCCGCAAGCCAACGGCGCGCGAAGATCCGTACAACCAAGTCGCTTCCTCGTCGGTCCTGATCGTCAACGGCTTTGCCTGCCGTTGACGATCAGGCTTGTTCAGGACCGAAGGAACGCATGAACCCAGCAAGACGCACGACGGCCACGGTTGCCACCGCCCTCGTGCTCGCCACCGCGGGCGGCCTGCTCATAGCCGCCCCCGCCTCCGCCGCGACGACCTGCGCATCGCCGGTCTACAAGCGGCAGTTCTTCGCCAACACCACCTTCTCCGGTACGCCGAAGAAGACGGACTGCGACACCGCGATCGACCAGAACTGGGGCACCGCCGCCCCCGCTTCCGGTCTCCCGACGAACAACTTCGGCGTCCGCTGGACGGTGACCCGCGACTTCGGCTCCGGCGGCCCGTTCTCGCTCCCCGTCTCCACGCAGGACGGCATCCGGGTCTACCTCGACGGCACCCGCAAGGTCGACATCTGGAAGAACGTGTCCTCGACGGTGAAGAAGACCGTCAACATCACCGTCCCGGCCGGAAAGCACACCCTGCGGGTGGACTACGTCAACTGGACAGGGACAGCGAACGTCAAGTTCGCCTACACCCCCCGCACCACGGCCACCGTCGACAAGGTCAAGCCCCTCACCCCGACGGGCACGGCCGTCACGTACGACACAGCCACCGGCAAGGCGAAGCTCACCTGGTCCAAGAACAAGGAGATGGACCTCGCGGGCTATCGCGTCTACCGGCGCCTCAAGGGAGCGGCGTTCCCCGCCAAGCCGCTCGCGACGACGACGTCCACCTCGTACACGGACTCGACCCTCCCCGTGACGGGCGAGGCGTACTACTACTACGAGGTCCGCGCCTACGACAAGGCCGGCAACGAGTCCACGGGCACCGCCGACAAGCTCGTCACCACCGCCGACCTCACCGCCCCCGCCGTGCCCACCGGGCTGGACACCTCCATCTCGGTGAACGGAATCCCGATCGAGTGGACCGCGGTCGCCGGGGCGACGTCGTACAACGTGTACCGGGCGCCGAGCGGGAGCAGCACGTACGCCAAGGTCGGGGACACGACCAAGGCCTCGTACCTGGACACCTCGGCGGTGGAGGAGAGCACCTACCTCTACCGGGTGACCGCCCTGGACGCGGCGGGCAACGAGTCCGCCCGCTCCGCCGCCGTCGAGGCCACCCGCCCGGACAGCACCGCACCACCCGCGGTGACCGGGCTGTCGGCCACGCCGACCGAGTACGGCTTCTCGCTGGCCTGGGACCCGAACCCGGCGCCCGACCTCGGGCGGTACGTCGTCTACCGGGGTGAACTCCTGGGCGACGACGAGGAGAAGGTCTGCTCCGTGCACGAGGTGGAGTGGCTGTCCGCCGCCACCACGTCGTACGAGTACGCGACCCTGCCCGACGGCGAAGAGGCCTGCTTCTTCATCGACGCGTACGACGACAACTGGTGGTCCGCCTGGAAGACGACCGGCGAGGCCAACATCATCACGGCGACGGAACTCGACATGACGCCGAGCGTCGCGACTCCGGAGGGCTCCCCGCTGGAACTGGACGCGTCCGGAGCGGAAGGCGACGAGGGCAACTACCTCGACTGGAACTGGAGCGCCAGTTCCCAGGAGACGACGGGCTACCGCGTCTACCGCTGGAACCCCGCCACCGAGGCGTACGAGAAGATCGCCGACGTCGGCAGCGGTGTCACCTACTACTACGACACCGGCGCCCGGCGCGGCACCACGTCCTTCTACTGGGTGACCACCCTGGCCGCAGACGGCACCGAATCCGTACCGGCGGGCGACTGGGCGGCCACGGCGCCTGCGCAGTGACCTGAGCGACACAGAAGGGGTCGGGGGGTGACCAACCTTCCGGCCCCTTGCCGCAGTTGGGCCGCCATTCGGACAGTGACGGCCCCCTCGCTACTTCCCCGGCCTCGCAGGCCCCGTGATCGCCTCCGTGATGGCGAAGCCCTTGGCGGGCCCTTCGGGGATGGTGACCTCGGTGCCGTACGACACTCGGTGCACGCCCACCCAGTCGGCCTTCTCGGGGCGGGGTTCGGTGAGGACGGTTACGGTGCCCTGGTCGTCGTAGTCATCGATGATGACGTAGACGGGGATGCTCGCACGGGCGTACTCCCGGCGCTTCTTCACGCGGTCGCGGTCCTGGTTGCGCTTGCCTGGGGAGACGACCTCAACGACGAGTCGAACTGCCGCAGCAGTGAGCCCGAGGCCATCATCCGTTACGTAGCGCTCCGTATCCCTGACCGTGACGAACAGGTCGGGCACCCACGCGCCGCCGTGGTGAAAGATGTTCGTGTCGTTCCGGGTGGCGAAGTCCCCACCCCTCAGGAACTCCCCCAGCGCCTCCTTGAGCTGGTAGATGATCTCGCTGTGCGAATAGCGGCCGGTGGGTGACACCTCGATGGCTCCCTCGATGATCTCAGCGCGGTAGCCCTCGGGGAGTTCCATGGCCTTCCATGCCTGCCACAGGACCTCGTCCAACTCTGAAACGGACGGGGTGGGCGACGGGGTGGGCTCGGACTCGGTCCTGGTCTCAGGCATGGTCTCGGGCCTCTCGTGCGCAAGAGCGGTCAAGGTGCGGCACCTCCTCCTCAAGTGTGGGCTTGGCGTCGTTGAGGCACAAGCAACGCCGTCACGGTAGGCAGCCATATGGGCTCACCTGCGGAAACGACTCAGCCCGCCAACCCCAGTTCGAACCACACCCCCTTCGCATACCGCCCCGCCCGCTCAGCCGCGACGCCCCACATGTCAGCCACCTCCTCCACCAGGGCTAGCCCACGCCCCCAACAGGCGACGGCACCCGCCACGGGGTGCGCCACAACCGGTGGATCAGGGCTCTCGTCGAAGACGCTCACGTGGAGTCGGGCGGGGGTCAGGCGGATACGGACCATTGCGGTGCCCTTGGTGTGCAGGTGGACGTTCGTGACGAGTTCCGAGGTGCACAGGGCGGCGGGCATGACGAGGGGTTCGCGGTCGTGGGTGAACAGGACGGCGCGTACGAAGTCCCGGCACACGCGGGGTGCGGTGGCGTCCGCGGGGGCGAACAGGCTGTATTCGTGCGTGAGTTGGGCGGGGCGGTGGGCGGCGCGGCGGGCAGGGTCCATGGGGGTCGGCTCCCGTCGGGGGTGGGGGGATGGCTGGCCCGTGCCCTGCGATGGCTCTGTCCGCGCGCTCCTGGTGGGAGGGGCGGGTGCTCTGTCGGCTTGCGGGCAGGGGGAGTTGGTTGATTCCGGTGAGTCACCTGCTTCACACTCACGGTAGGGCAGATGGGCTTTCATGAACAACCTAATCGCCACTATCGGTGGACCAACCCCCGCGATCAGGGCAGACTTCGGGGAAGTCGGCAAGGAGAGTCACGTGGGACTTCGCACCACCATCAGCGAGCGTCAACGGCGCCTCGGCTTCGAACTCAAACACCTGCGCGAGAAGGCGGGATTGACCGCAGGAGAAGCAGCTGAGCGGATCAACATGGGCCGTGTTCAGCTGAGCCAGATCGAAACCGCGAAGACGAGCATCCTGACCGGACGACTCCGCGAGCTCTGCCACCTCTACGGATGTACAGATACGACGTATATCGAGGCCCTCGTCGCCACGTCCGAGGCAACCGGTAGAGGATGGTGGAGTGCGTACAAGAAACGCCGAGGACTCGACGCCCTCAACACCGCAGAACTGGAGGCGGATTGCACCACCCTTCGGATGCACCAGTCACTGTTCATCCCGGGGCTCTTCCAGACCGCCGACTACGCGCGAGCCATCTTCACCAGCCCTGGCCTGGGCTTCGAACGCAGCGCAGGCGCCCTGGAGTTCCGCATGGAACGGCAGCAGGTACTCACCCGCGAGAATCCGCCCTCCGTGCACGCGGTGATCCATGAGTCCGCCCTGCACATGCGGTTCGGCGGAGCCAAGGTGGTTCGCGAGCAGCTGCTGCACCTCGTGGAACTCGCGCGCCTGCCCAACGTCACCATCCAGATCTATCCGTTCAGCGCCCAGGCGTACGCGGCACTCAGCGGCAACTTCGTCCACGTCATCCCAGGACACCCGGAGTTGGGCACCGTCCTGCTCGAACAGCCCGTCGGACTCCAGTACTTGGGCGACAGGCCGAGCCTGGACCGGTACGAGGACCTGTTCCAGCACCTGGCCGAGAACGCCCTCGCCCCCATCGACGTATCGTTGGCCCCAGATGCACACTCTGTGAAGGACTCGCTGGCACTCATCCAGCACGTTCTCTACACGCTCTAGGGAGGCCCCCGATGCCCGAACTGAACTGGCAGAAGTCAACGTTCAGCGGAGGCCCAGAAGGCGAGTGCCTCTACGTCGCCACCGCCCCCGACGGAACCCTCCACCTCCGCGAGAGCGACACCCCGGACGACATCCTCCACACCGCCCCGCGGGGCCTCGCCGCGCTGCTCCGGCACATCAAGAGGACGAACCCGCCTCAGCACTGATGGCGCCGACGGCGATCGGACAAGTCCGCGGGCCGGCCGCCGGTCAATCGGCAGGCAGGCCGAACCAACGCAGGAGTACGGGTCGCGCGTCGTCGGGGGCATCCTCGGGACCGCGGGCATAGCGCGCGAGCAGTGCCAGATAGTCGTCATGGAAGGCGTCCAGCTCACCCTTCGTGAGATGGATGAGGCTGCGTGAGCCCCGCATCCAGCCTTCGGACTCCGCCTGTCCGGCGGTGAACTGCCGGGCCAGCTCGACGTCCTCCTCCATCCTCATGCGATCCAGCTCGGCCGACATGGCGCGCTCGGCCTCCGTCAGCTCATCCTGCGGCGGTCTGCGGATGTCGAGGCCGCGCACCCCGCGCCACCAGCGCTCACGCCCGGTGGAGCGCTCGGGGATGTCCTCGATGAGGCCACTGCGCTCCAGCATGCGCAGGTGATAGCTGAGCGTCCCGGTGTTTTCGCCGAGGGCGGCGGCCAGCGTGGTCGAGGTGGCCGGGCCCGCCGTGCCGAGGTGGCGCAGGATGCGCAGCCGCAGGGGGTGCGCGAGGGCCTTGAGCACCTCGGGGCTGTCGACCGTGCGCCGATCCGTGGCTTCCGCTCCGCGCTCTTCCGTCATGGCGGCAGTCTATCCGGATCGCAGCAATTTCTCTGCAGACCTTTCTCTGCAGAGAAAGGTCTGCAATGCTGGATGCGTGACACCGAACCGAGAGACCTTGAATCGCACAGTCCGCCGCTTCACGAGTGCTGCCGCGGGGGCCCTGCTTGCCGCCCTCGCCCTGGGCGCCGCACCCGCACACGGAGCTGAACGGGCAGCGGATCCGCCCGAGTTCGACTTCTCCGCCTGCCCGACCGCCGGTGAGCTGCCCGCAGGTGCGGACCCCGGGACCTGGCGCTGCGAGGTCATGCACGCCACGGGGCATCTACGCATGGGCGCCATCGACGAGCCGCTCACCGAACCCATGACGATCACCTTTGCGGAAGGCCGTGTGGACGGTGAGTTCCGCCAGGTCTTCGGGCAGATGACGGCTGCGCCGATCCGGGTGGGAGGGACCCCGTTGACCCTGACTCCGCAGTACGGCGGCTACTCGGACTTCCTGTCCGACGACACCCGGCGCGGCGAGTTCGACATCAAGTTCGCCATAAGCACGGCGCACGGGGTGCCGACCCGGCCGTCGTCGCACTGCTCAGTGGGCAGCGATGAGGACGCGGTCCACCTCGTACTCAAGGACACCGATCCCACCCGGGTGATATCCACGGATCCCCTGGTCGTCACCTTCGGCGCCCAGGACACGGAGTTCGCCGCCCCGGGCACGAGTGGCTGCGGCCCCCTGCGCCGCACACTCGACCGAGCCCTGGGCCTGCCGTCCGCGTCGGGGGCGAACGCCTTCGACATGGACGTCACGGTGGCCATCCGGCCCTACATATAGACCGGTTCGGTGAGTCATTGCCGGTACCTGTGACCCACGGGCACCCTCGCCGCACCGCGCCCCGCCGGACGAATCCGGCGAGGCGCGATAGCGGAACCCCTCATCCACCAACCGTCAGCAGTAAGCCTTGGCCGCCTTCTTGGCGGTACCCCTGGCCGGTGCCTCGGTGCACTTCACGCCGCCCTCGGTCTGGACGCTCCAGCTGCGGGCCTTGCCGTACGCCTTCTTGCCGTAGCCGGTCCCGCTACCGTTGCAGGTCTTGGCCTCCCAGTAGCCGGAGGCCTTCTTCACACCGCTGAAGACGACATACGTGCCGGACTTGTTGAAGTTGAACTCGACCGACTCACTGGTCTCCTTCGTCTTCTCTCCGGCCTTGGTCAGAGTGCCGGAGACGTGGGCGTCCATGCTGGAGATGACCCACTGCGCCGAGTAGCTGGCACCGGCGGTGATCTCACGGCCGGAGCTCACGGTCGAGCGATAGGTGGCCGACTTCGTGTACTTGCCGGTGCCGTCCTGAGGGATGTTGATCTGCTTGGCGTGGGTGATGACCCACGCCGACGACAGCGAGGTCCAGGTGGCGTGCTTGTAGCCGGGCTCACAGATGATCGGCGCGGCGCTGGCCACACCGGCCGGCAAGCCCACCATCAGCAGGGCTGCGATACCGGTCGTGGCCATGGTCGCCGTCAGTCGCTTGTTCAATGCAAACTCCCCGTTTGGTGATCCATGCCCCGAACAACTTGTCGGGGCACGGCCAAATAGAAGCAGTCGCATTAGCGACGCGCAAGAAGATTTCCGGGCTCGAACGAAATCCGGCGTAGCGTCGAATAGCCTTGCCCATCAGGCATGTTGGCGAATCGACACACCGCCGCGATCGATCAATGACAATCATGACCATTCACTAACACAAACAGGACAAGGCCGCGACGGCCGACATGCCCCACGCGTACAAGGTGCGGGCACTGAACGCGGCCTCGCCCGGCGCGGAGTCCGCACTGTCCCCCTGAGGTGTCGGCGACCCCCGGCGGCCTGACGGTCAAACGCGCGCAAGATCCGTACAACCAAGCCGCGTCCTCACGAGTCCTGATCGTCAACGGCTTTGCCCGCCGTTGACGATCAGGAGCGAAGGAACGCATGAACCCAGCGAGACCCACGACGGCCGCAGTCGCCGGCACCGTCGTGCTCATCACCGCGGCCGGCCTGCTCGTGGCCGCCAACTCCGCCTCCGCCGCGACGAGTTGCGCATCACCGGTCTACAAACGGCAGTTCTTCGCGAACACCAACTTCTCCGGTACGCCGAAGAAGACCGACTGCGATACGGCCATCGACCAGAACTGGGGCACGGGTGCGCCCGCCTCCGGCATGCCGACCAACAATTTCGGCGTCCGCTGGACGGTGACCCGCGACTTCGGCTCCGGCGGCCCCTTCGCCCTCCCCGTCTCCACCCAGGACGGCATCCGCGTCTACCTCGACGGCACCCGCAAGGTCGACATCTGGAAGAACGTGTCGTCCACGGTGAAGAAGACCGTCAACGTCACCGTCCCCAAGGGCAAGCACACCCTCCGCGTCGACTACGTCAACTGGACCGGCACCGCGAACGTCAAGTTCGCCTACACGCCCAGGACTTCGGCCACCGTCGACAAGGTCAAGCCCCTCACCCCGACGGGCACAGCGGTCACGTACGACAAGACCACCGGCAAAGCCAAGCTCACCTGGACGAAGAACAAAGAGCTGGACCTCGCGAGCTACCGCGTCTACCGGCGCCTTCAGGGCAGCACCACCTGGACCAAGCTCACCACCACGACCGCCACCTCGTACACCGACACGACCCTGCCGAAGACGGGCAAGACGTACTACTACGAGGTCCGCGCCTACGACAAGGCGGGCAACTCCTCGGCCGGAAGCGCCGACAAGCCCGTCACCACCGTGGACAAGACCCCGCCGGCCGCGCCGTTCGTCGAGATGGACGCGTGCGCGTCCCTCGAGCCCTACGCGGCCCCGCAGCTCGTCACCACCGCGGAGAACAAGGCCGACATCGCCTGGTACGAGATGCAGCGGCTGAACGCCGCCACCGGCGCCTGGAGCACCATCTACTCCGGTGCCAAGGGCGCGATCTGCGACACCGGGTACCGCTTGGACGGCAGCAAGGTCACCTACCGCGGGCGGGCCCGTGACGCCGCCGGGAACTGGTCCGCGTACTCGGCCGCCACCACGGTCACCACCTCCGACCTGACGCCGCCGGCACCCGTCACCGACGCCCGCGTCGAGTACGAGTCGGGCGTTCCCCACCTGGTGTGGTCGACCGCCGACGAGGCCGCCTCGTACCAGGTCCTGCAGTACGTGCCGTCCACCGGCGGGTACATCGACGCCCTGGCCGCGAGCACGGGTACGACGGTCACCACGACGACCGCGACGGACGTCGTCCCGATGCAGCGGCTGGCCGTCTCCGACACCTACCGGTATGTGGTCCGGGCGGTGGACACGGCCGGTAACGCTGCCGCGCCGGCAGAGGTCGAACTCGCCCTGGCGGAACGGCCGGAGCCCGTCACCGCCCACAAGGTGACCGCGGCCGCGTACGGCCAATGGGGCGTGCAGCTGGACTGGCGCACCTCCGACCCCTGGGGGATCGACGACAGCACGCGATCCTCCTTCCGGATCCTGCGGACGGACACCACGACCGGGACCAGCACCGTCGTGGACCAGTGCGTCTCCCACATGTCGCCCGACAGCGGGACGCTCGAATCCCCGTACACGTACACGCTCTCGTGGGCCTCCGGCACCGACCCCGCCTACGCCAAGGGCAGCTCCACCGCCATCTCCTCCTGCCTGGACGCCTCCGGCGAGTCCGAGACCGCCTACGAGTACCGCGTCATCGCGGTCGACTCCTACGGGCACGCCTCGGAGCCCAGCACGGCCTCGGCGACGGCCACCACGCCGGACACCCTGCGGCCAGGGCCCGTCACCGACCTGACTGCGGAGCAGATCCCGATGGGTGTGCGGCTCACCTGGACGGCCCCGACCGACGACCCCGACCCGGTCCAGGGATACCTGGTGTGGCAGGGCAGCACCGATCCGGACACCGGCGAGACGGTCTGGAAGCGCAACTGCTGGGGCGGGGACTCCCTGGGCGAGACCGAGATCCTGTGCGCGACCGTCCCCGACGGGAAGGAGCACGTGTACCGGGTGGTCGGGTACGACTACCAGCCGGGCACGGACGCGGGCGTGGAGGACTACGACGAGTCGGAGTACATCCCGATGAGCTACCACCCGGTGGACGTGCGGGTCACCCTGCCCGACACCCGGCCACCGGGATGGACGGGCACCGGGGTCGGCGAGGCCCCGTACCCGAACCTCTACCGGAGCTGCAACGACAGCCTGTTCTCGACCGTTCCCTGCACGGTGTACCTGGGTTACGACTACCGGGTGGAGCGGTGGGACCCGGCCGGCGGGGCATGGTCCACGCTCGACGCGGGGGTGGTGAGCGACTCGTGGCCCGTGTCCTCCACGGACACGACCGTGTACGCGGACCGTCTGGGCCTCTACTACTACCGCGTGGTGTACATCAGCCCCGAGGGGGTCGAGGAGACCGTGCGGAGCGAGGCGTACGGGATCTGGGCCAGCTGGTTCTGACCCGAGCGGAGTGCCGCGTACGACGAAGGGGCCCGGAGGTTCAACCTCCGGGCCCCTTCACGCAGTTCGGCTACTCCGGCGACCGCTTCGGCCGCCACACCACCAGCGCACTCGTCTGCTGAACCTCCTGGTACGGAACCAGGTCGCGGCGGTACGAGGCGTGGACCGCCGCCTCGCGCTGCTGCATCGCGGCTGCCGCGCCGTCCACCGCCGACTGGAGTTCGGCGACGCGCTGCTGGAGCGCGGCGACCTGGTTCTCCAGCTCGATGATGCGCTTGATGCCGGCGAGGTTGATGCCCTCGTCCTGCGACAACGCCTGGACGGCGCGCAGCAGTTCGATGTCGCGGGCCGAGTAGCGCCGGCCGCGCCCGGCCGTGCGGTCGGGAGAGACCAGGCCGAGGCGGTCGTACTGACGCAGGGTCTGCGGGTGCAGGCCGGAGAGCTGGGCCGCCACCGAGATGACGTAGACCGGCGTCTCCTCGGTCAGTTCGTACGGGTTGCGTCGACGGCCGGTTCCATCCATGGCGTCCTCATGCTCCCTTCGCGGCCTGGAACAGCTCCGCCCGCGGGTCCTCTCCCGCGGTCGCCTCGCGATACGCCTCCAGGGCGTCACGAGCCTTGCCCGACACGTCCGTGGGGACCGACACCTCGACGGTGACCAGCAGGTCTCCGCGGGTGCCGTCCTTGCGGACCGCGCCCTTGCCGCGGGCGCGCATGGTGCGGCCGTTCGGCGTGCCCGGCGGCAGCTTCAGGGTCACCGCGGGTCCGCCCAGGGTGGGCACCTTGACCTCGCCGCCGAGGGCCGCCTCCGCGAAGGTGACGGGGACGGTGACGGTGAGGTTGTCGCCCTTGCGGCCGAAGACCGGGTGGGCATCGACGTGGACGGTGACGTACAGGTCGCCCGCGGGGCCGCCCCGTTCACCCGGGGCGCCCTTGCCACGGAGGCGGATGCGCTGGTTGTCGCTGACGCCGGCCGGGATACGGACCTGCATCGTGCGCGAGGACTTGGCGCGGCCGCTGCCGCTGCAGACCTCGCAGGGGGTCTCCGCGATCAGACCGCGGCCCTTGCAGTCGGGGCAGGGGTCGGTGAGGGAGAACCCGCCGCCGGAGCCCCGGGCGACCTGGCCGGTGCCGACGCACGTCGGGCACACGCGGGGTGTGCCGTTCGCGTCGCCGGTGCCCGAACACGCCTTGCAGGGCGCCTGGGAGGTCATCCGCAGCGGAACCGTCGCGCCGTCCACCGCCTCGGTGAAGCTGAGCGTCACCTCGGTGTCGATGTCCTGGCCGCGCCGGGGCTGCGTACGGGTACCGGTGGTGGCGCCGCCGCGGTTGAACAGCCCGCCGAACACGTCGCCGATCCCGCCGCCGAAGCCGCCGCCCTGCGGACCGCCGCCCTGGGTGCCGCCTCCGAAGAGGTCACCCAGGTCGAAGTTGAAGTTGCCGCCGCCGGCACCGGGGCCCGGACGGAAGCCGCCGTTGCCGAAGAGGGCGCGTGCCTCGTCGTACTCCTTGCGCTTCTTGGGGTCCCCGAGGATGTCGTTCGCCTCGGAGATCTCCTTGAAGCGCTCCTCCGCCTTGGCGTTGCCCTTGTTGGCGTCCGGGTGGAACTCGCGGGCGAGCTTCCGGTACGCCTTCTTGATCTCGGCCTCGGTGGCGTCCTTGGGGACGCCGAGGACCTTGTAGTAGTCCTTCTCGATGAAGTCCTTGGTGCTCATCCTCGACGTCCCTCCTCTCTCATACGTTCAACGTCAGCCCTCGTCCGGGCCACCGCTCTCCTTGTCGTCCGCCGCGTCGGCCGCCGTGTCCTCGGACTTGACGGGCTGCGCACCGGGCTGGGGCTCGGCGACGGCCACCCGCGCGGGGCGGATGGTGCGCTCGCCGAAGCGATACCCCGGCTGCAGAATCGCCACGCACGTCGTCTCCGTGACGTCCGGCGCGTACGAGTGCATCAGGGCCTCGTGGATCATCGGGTCGAAGGGCTCGCCCTCCTTGCCGAACTGCTGAAGTCCCATCTTCGCCGCGACGGACTCCAGCGACTCGGCCACCGACTTGAAGCCGCCGACCAGTTCGCCGTGGTCCCGCGCGCGGTTGATGTTGTCGAGCACCGGCAGGAGCTCGGTCAGGAGGTTCGCGATGGCGACCTCCTTGACCGCGATCCGGTCGCGCTCGACCCGGCGGCGGTAGTTCTGGTACTCGGCCTGGAGCCGCTGGAGGTCCGCCGTGCGCTCGCCGAGCGCCGTACGCACCTGGTCCAGCTGGGCCGTCAGACCGGCCAGTTGTGCCTGTGCTGCTGCTGATTCGTCCCCGGCCGGGGCCGCCCCCGAAGGGGCGGCCGTCGGCTCGGCGTCGTCAGGGGTGGCGCCGGAAGGGACGTCAGGCTTCTCTTCGAAGCCCGGGGTCTCCTCCGTCACGCGGCACCGTCCTTGCGGTCACGGTCCTCGTCGACGATCTCCGCGTCGACCACGTCGTCGTCGGACCTCGGCGCCTCGGCACCGGGGGCGTCACCCGCGGCCTGTGCGGCGTTGGCGTCGGCGTACATCGCCTGGCCGAGCTTCTGCGAGACCGCCGCGACCTTCTCGGTGGCGGTGCGGATCTCGGCGGTGTCCTCGCCCTTGAGCGCGGCCTTCAGCTCCTCGACGGAGGCCTCGACCTCGGTCTTGACCTCGCCGGGGACCTTGTCCTCGTTGTCCTTGAGGAACTTCTCCGTCTGGTAGACGAGCTGCTCGCCCTGGTTGCGGGACTCGGCGGCCTCGCGGCGGGCGTGGTCCTCCTCCGCGTACTTCTCGGCCTCTTCGCGCATCCGGTTGACCTCGTCCTTCGGCAGCGAGGAGCCACCGGTGACGGTCATCTTCTGCTCCTTGCCCGTGCCAAGGTCCTTGGCCGTGACGTGCATGATGCCGTTGGCGTCGATGTCGAAGGCGACCTCGATCTGCGGGACACCACGCGGGGCCGGCGGCAGGCCGGTCAGCTCGAACATCCCGAGCTTCTTGTTGTACGCCGCGATCTCGCGCTCGCCCTGGTAGACCTGGATCTGCACGGAGGGCTGGTTGTCCTCGGCGGTGGTGAAGATCTCGGACCGCTTGGTCGGGATCGTCGTGTTCCGCTCGATGAGCTTCGT harbors:
- a CDS encoding PA14 domain-containing protein; its protein translation is MNPARPTTAAVAGTVVLITAAGLLVAANSASAATSCASPVYKRQFFANTNFSGTPKKTDCDTAIDQNWGTGAPASGMPTNNFGVRWTVTRDFGSGGPFALPVSTQDGIRVYLDGTRKVDIWKNVSSTVKKTVNVTVPKGKHTLRVDYVNWTGTANVKFAYTPRTSATVDKVKPLTPTGTAVTYDKTTGKAKLTWTKNKELDLASYRVYRRLQGSTTWTKLTTTTATSYTDTTLPKTGKTYYYEVRAYDKAGNSSAGSADKPVTTVDKTPPAAPFVEMDACASLEPYAAPQLVTTAENKADIAWYEMQRLNAATGAWSTIYSGAKGAICDTGYRLDGSKVTYRGRARDAAGNWSAYSAATTVTTSDLTPPAPVTDARVEYESGVPHLVWSTADEAASYQVLQYVPSTGGYIDALAASTGTTVTTTTATDVVPMQRLAVSDTYRYVVRAVDTAGNAAAPAEVELALAERPEPVTAHKVTAAAYGQWGVQLDWRTSDPWGIDDSTRSSFRILRTDTTTGTSTVVDQCVSHMSPDSGTLESPYTYTLSWASGTDPAYAKGSSTAISSCLDASGESETAYEYRVIAVDSYGHASEPSTASATATTPDTLRPGPVTDLTAEQIPMGVRLTWTAPTDDPDPVQGYLVWQGSTDPDTGETVWKRNCWGGDSLGETEILCATVPDGKEHVYRVVGYDYQPGTDAGVEDYDESEYIPMSYHPVDVRVTLPDTRPPGWTGTGVGEAPYPNLYRSCNDSLFSTVPCTVYLGYDYRVERWDPAGGAWSTLDAGVVSDSWPVSSTDTTVYADRLGLYYYRVVYISPEGVEETVRSEAYGIWASWF
- a CDS encoding heat shock protein transcriptional repressor HspR is translated as MDGTGRRRNPYELTEETPVYVISVAAQLSGLHPQTLRQYDRLGLVSPDRTAGRGRRYSARDIELLRAVQALSQDEGINLAGIKRIIELENQVAALQQRVAELQSAVDGAAAAMQQREAAVHASYRRDLVPYQEVQQTSALVVWRPKRSPE
- the dnaJ gene encoding molecular chaperone DnaJ, whose protein sequence is MSTKDFIEKDYYKVLGVPKDATEAEIKKAYRKLAREFHPDANKGNAKAEERFKEISEANDILGDPKKRKEYDEARALFGNGGFRPGPGAGGGNFNFDLGDLFGGGTQGGGPQGGGFGGGIGDVFGGLFNRGGATTGTRTQPRRGQDIDTEVTLSFTEAVDGATVPLRMTSQAPCKACSGTGDANGTPRVCPTCVGTGQVARGSGGGFSLTDPCPDCKGRGLIAETPCEVCSGSGRAKSSRTMQVRIPAGVSDNQRIRLRGKGAPGERGGPAGDLYVTVHVDAHPVFGRKGDNLTVTVPVTFAEAALGGEVKVPTLGGPAVTLKLPPGTPNGRTMRARGKGAVRKDGTRGDLLVTVEVSVPTDVSGKARDALEAYREATAGEDPRAELFQAAKGA
- the grpE gene encoding nucleotide exchange factor GrpE — translated: MTEETPGFEEKPDVPSGATPDDAEPTAAPSGAAPAGDESAAAQAQLAGLTAQLDQVRTALGERTADLQRLQAEYQNYRRRVERDRIAVKEVAIANLLTELLPVLDNINRARDHGELVGGFKSVAESLESVAAKMGLQQFGKEGEPFDPMIHEALMHSYAPDVTETTCVAILQPGYRFGERTIRPARVAVAEPQPGAQPVKSEDTAADAADDKESGGPDEG